TCGACGGTGTCCGGCGATGCTATCATGCTCTCCGTGATGATGCGCCCCCGCTCGAGCTTCGCCCGCCGGAGGGTCTGGCTCGGTCTCTCGCTCACGTTCACCCTCGCCCTCGCCGGCTGCCTGCGGACGCTCGACGAGTCACGGATCGACGCGAACGCCGGGGCGGGCACCGGCGGCGCAGCGGGCACCGGCGGCGCAGCGGGCACCGGCGGCGCAGCGGGCACCGGCGGCGAGCCCGGCGACGGCTCGGCAGGCGGGGCGGGCACCGGAGGCGCGGGCGGGAGTGCTGGTCAGGGCGGCGCGGCCGGCGGCGCGGGCGGGGGCCCCGGCGGAGCGATCGTCCCGTACGACGCCCAGCTACACCCCGTGCGAGACTTGTTCCGCGCTTACGACCTGCCCATCGCGATCGCCGCCGACAACGTCACGGTCTTCCACGCCAAGCGAGGGGGCGCCGCGGGCGTCATCAGCGCCACCCCGCTCGATGGCTCCGCGACCATGCCCATCACCGGGACGGACGTGAACCGACCCATGGCGCTCGCCGCTCCCGCCGTCTCGCTGAACGTCTTCTATGTCGGTGGCAGCTCGGGCATCGGTGAGCTCGGTCGATATTTGAAGGCTCCGGGGGGCGATCCCAATCCGAGAGTGCCGATCGACGCGGGCTCGGGCGCGAGCGCCATCGAGCAGGCCGTGGCCATCGCCATCGGCACCGACGGCTACGCGTACGTCTCGGCGCGAGCGATCGCGCCGAACCACCCGACGGTGCTTCGCTTCCAGCTCCAGGCGAGCGGCGACACCGCCGACACCCTCTACACCACGCAGACCGGCAACGACAGCGGCGGCCCCATCACGGCCAGCAAGGGCTGCGTCTACTTCATCAGCAACGGGGACATCTTCGTAATCCCCTCGGAGGGCGCGCTGTTTCGCAAGCCGGCGCTCGCGACTCCGATCACCGACGCGATCGGGCTCGCCTCGGACCAGGCGAACCTCTACTTTACGCGCGCGCGCGGCGAGGTGTGGCAGCGCAAGCTCTCACCGAGCCCGGCCTGCGACAACAGCGGCCCCGCCGAGAAGCTCCTCGCCACCGGGTTCACCGGGATCGGCGCGGTCATCGCCTACGAGCCGAGCACGGTGGCGTGGTCCGCCAAGGGCGATCCCAGCAAGAGCTTCGCGGGCGGCGGCGTCTTCACGACGCCCGCGGACGGCTACACGGTCACGCAGCTCGCGCCCGAGACGGACGGCGTGGAGCAGCTCGCCGACGCCGGCAGCTACGTCGCTTACGCGACCGCGAACGGATACCTCCGGCGCGTCACGAAGTGAGGCGGGCTCAGTTCGCGTAGGGGTTCTTGCGCGGCAAGCTGCCCGGCGCGGCGGGCGCGGCGGGCGCAGGCGACGGCTTGACGGGGCCGGGCGCGACCGGCGAGTGTGGGCGCGGCGCCGGCGCGACGCCCGCCCCGGTCGGCACCGGCTTCGATGCGCCCGCGTCGAGCGCGTCGAGCGCGTCGAGGCTCACCGCCGGCGCGTCGTCTCGCGGCTTCACGGGCGCGGGGTTCGCGCGCGGCTCGGCCGACGTCGGGACGGCCTCGCTCCCCGGGCTCGAGACGTTGACGATCTGCGTGGTCGTCCGGCGCGTGCCCATGATCACGAGGAGCACGACCAACAGCGCCACCACCAGTCCGCCGATGCCTACCGCGTAGCCGAGCATTCCGCCGCGCCGCGGCGCCACCGGAGCCACGTGCGGCCCGGTCGAGCCGTCCGCGAGCTGCGGCGCGGACGGCTGGCTCAGGCCGCTCTCGGAGGGCCAACTCCCGGCGCCGCTCACCCCGCTCACCCCGCTCAGCCCGGTCACGCTGGCGTGCTCGTGACCCGGTGGCCCGAGGAGCGACTCGGCCGACCGGGCTCCAGCGGTCGACTCCCCCTCTCCAGCGATCGCCTTCATCGCGACCCGAATCGCCTTACGCCGCTGCTCGATGCGGGTCCCGAGCACGCGCTTCAAGAGTCCCGCGATACCAGCGCGCGCGACGAAGATGCGCTCCTCCTTGAGGTACGCCTCGAGGTCCGCCTCGAGCTCGGCCGCCGTCTGGTAGCGGAGCGCGGGATCGCGCTCGAGCGCCTTCAGGACGATCTTCTCGAGCTTGACCGGGTACTCGGGGTCGAGCCGCGTCGGGTGCGGGATCTCGCCGGACACCACCAGGTGCAAGGTCTCGGCGTCATGCTCACCGCGAAACAACCGGCGCCCAGTGGTGAGTTCGAAGAGGACGATGCCGAGCGCGAAGACGTCCGCCCGCCGATCGACGGGTCTTGCCATCGCCTGCTCGGGCGACATGTACCCGAACTTCCCCTTGAGCTGCCCGGCGCTGGTCGCCTCGGTGAGCCGCCCCATGGCCTTGGCGACGCCGAAGTCGACGAGCTTGATGGCGCCGTCGGTGCCGATGAGGATGTTGTGCGGCGAGACGTCGCGATGCACGACACCCAGGATCTTGCCGTCCGGCCCCTTGAGCTCGTGCGCGGCGTGGAGCCCGGCCGCGGCGTCGGCGATGATTCTCACCGCCATCTCGGGCGGGATCGGGCGGCGCTTGCCCGCCTCGGCGATGACCGCGTGCAGCGAGTCGCCCTCGACCCACTCCA
Above is a window of Deltaproteobacteria bacterium DNA encoding:
- a CDS encoding serine/threonine-protein kinase encodes the protein MTEDLRRGDRLGKYELLLRIGRGGMATVWVAREHAERREDDRLVALKVILADLAGDPEFTTMFLDEGRLVRSIGHPNVVDVYDVAEANGVMYMAMEWVEGDSLHAVIAEAGKRRPIPPEMAVRIIADAAAGLHAAHELKGPDGKILGVVHRDVSPHNILIGTDGAIKLVDFGVAKAMGRLTEATSAGQLKGKFGYMSPEQAMARPVDRRADVFALGIVLFELTTGRRLFRGEHDAETLHLVVSGEIPHPTRLDPEYPVKLEKIVLKALERDPALRYQTAAELEADLEAYLKEERIFVARAGIAGLLKRVLGTRIEQRRKAIRVAMKAIAGEGESTAGARSAESLLGPPGHEHASVTGLSGVSGVSGAGSWPSESGLSQPSAPQLADGSTGPHVAPVAPRRGGMLGYAVGIGGLVVALLVVLLVIMGTRRTTTQIVNVSSPGSEAVPTSAEPRANPAPVKPRDDAPAVSLDALDALDAGASKPVPTGAGVAPAPRPHSPVAPGPVKPSPAPAAPAAPGSLPRKNPYAN